GACCTTGAGCGGCGCCAGCACCGCCGAGCGGAAGCCGAGCGGGGCGAGCTCGCTCTTGTGCTGCTGGGCGGGATCGCCGCCGATGCGGCCGTGCACGAGCGTCTCGCCTTCGAGGATGCGCCGGTTGAGCGGGCTCTGATCGACCCGGATGACGGTTTTCGCGACCAGCTCGCGAGGCAGCCCGTGCGCCGCCACGTAGCGCAGGGTCTTGCCGTCTTCGGAGAGGAGCTTGACCGCGGCTGCCGGGACGTCGGTCACCCTGGCGAGATCGCGGACAACGGCTTCCAGCTTGGGCGCGAGATGACGCTCGGCGCCGATCGCGCGCACCATCGCATAGAGGCTGTTGAGCCGGGTATTGAGGTCGGCGAGCTCGGTGGAGGCGGCGCCGAGCTCGTCGACGCGGCCACGGAGCTGCCGCATGATGCGGGAGACCATCGTCGCGGTGAGAAAGAGCGTGGCCGTGAGCACGAGCAGATGGACGGTCGCCTGAGCCGGGCGGTCGAGCTGGAGGAGCGGCTGGCCGCGCAAGCCGATCCCCTGGCTGGGGAGCCAGCCCGCGACGTCGAGCCCGTGGATCGCCCAGAGTCCGGCCGCCGCCAGCGCCGCGAAGAGATGCGCCGTGCCGGGAGAGAATTGCACCGCGCCGACGATGACGTGGAAGAGCAGGAACAGCGCGAGCGGGCTCGCGGCGCCGCCGGTCAGATGAACGAGAAGGAGCATCGCCGCATAGTCGGCCAGAACCTCGCACACCACCACCCGGCGCTCGAAGCGCGGATCGGCGGCGAGCGCCTGCGCCCAATGGGCATAGACCCAGGCGAAGAGCGCGTTGTAGGCGAGGCTGGCGGCAGCGATGAGCAGAATCGGGGTGGCGCGCAGCTCGAATCCGAACGCCCTGGCGATCCCGACGCCCACCGCCATCAGCGGACCGACCGCCCAGCGCAGGCGGATCTGCCAGAGCGCGCGCCGGCCCCAGAGCTGCGGCAGCGCGCGCGCGACTTCGCTCTCCGCCTGTCGGCCGGTGGCTGGGGGCTGGGCGGTCACGGTCCGGCTCTGGAGATTCGGGGCTGCATGGCGGACGGGATCCTCCGCACGCGGGTCGATCTCGCCACTGGATTCGTGGCCACGGTTTCATGGTGCACGAGATCGCCAGCGGCCGCAATACCCGATTCGGGCGGGCGCGGGAGGCGCCGGAGCGGTGAGGTGCACCCGTCCGTCGTCGGCTCGAGAGTCTCGGGGGTGTGCTAGGTTCGCACGCGGAGACCCCGCCATGGACCCGTTTGCCTGCCGTCGCTGCGCGCGGCTCGCTGTGCTCGTGCTGCTCGTCGCCCACCCGACCCGCGCGGGCGTCGATCCGATCCTCGTCGACGACTTCGAGTCCGGCGACTCCTGCCTCTGGGGAGTCGGTCCCGAGACCTGTCCCGGCTTCGCGGTCACGACACCCCCCCTCCTGGTACAGCCCGGGGAGGAGGCCGTGTTCTGCTACTACTTCCACACGGGCAACCCGGCAATCCAGGGCGTGCGTCGCATCGTTTCGTCGATGGAAGACAAGACCCGCTACCTCTCGCTGCTCACCACCCACGATGCGCTGGGCAATCCGGTGGACGTCCAGCCTCCCGGAACGCTCTCCACCGCGGGCTGCACCTGGTTCGGCCCCAATGAGAACTCGCGGCGGATCTACACCGCCCATGGCCTCGAGGAGGAGCTCCTGTTGCCGACCGATGACGGTGCGGGCGATCCGCTGGCGCTCGAGTTCCTCGCCGGCCAGCCGGCCGTTCTGGTCGCGCATGTTCTCAACGACACCGTCGATCCATTGACGACGGCGGTAACCCTCACCGCCTTCGCCCACGCGTCCGGGGTGGTCTACACCAAGACCGCCACCCTGACGACGGTCGACACCTTTCTCACGATCCCGACCGGTGGAGTGACCGTCACGACGGAGACTTGTCCGGTGCCGTCGGCGGTGAAGTTCTGGTGGTTCTCCACCCACACGCACGGCCTCGCGCAGCAGGCCGCGCTGCGCAACGGCGCCTCGGACCTGGTCGTCTCGACGAACTGGTTGGCGCCAGCGGTCACCGCTTTCGGCCCGCCGGACTTCTACGAGTTCGACCCGGGCGAGCCGATCACCTACCGCTGCGAGTACCTCAACAACTCCGGCCAGACGGTCGTCTTCGGTGAGAGCTATTTTGGCGACGAGAACTGCACCGGACTCGCCTACTTCTTTCCGGCGAACGCTCCGCGCACCTGCATCAACAGTACCCTGCTTCCCTAGACAGGAAGGCGCTCTTCAGCGGGCACCGGCGAGCTCTGCGCTCCCAGCCGGACTTTCGGCCGCCAGCAGAATCGCCGTCTCGAGGTCGCGCCAGATGTCGGCGGGGTCTTCGATGCCGACGGAGAGGCGCAGGAGCCCGGGGGTGATGCCCTCGGCGGCGAGCGCCGCCGGGTCGACCAGGCGGTGGGTGAGGCCCGCCGGGTGCTCGATCAGGGTGTCGGTCGAGCCGAGCGAGACCGCCGGTGTGGCGAGCTTCACGTTCTGCAGGATCCGCCGCGCCGCCGCCGCGCCACCCGCCACTTCGAAAGCGAGGATCGCACCGGGGCCGCTCATCTGGCGCCCCACGAGCCCCAGCGGGTCGCCTCCGGGAAGGCCCGGGTAGAGGACGCGCGTGACGCCGGGATGGGCGGCGAGCTTCCGGGCCACGAAGGCGGCACTCTCCTGCGCACGCCGCACCCGCAGCGGCAGGGTCGGGAGGCTCCGGTGCAGCAGATAGGCCGCCCAGGGGTGGAGGAGCGACCCGGTGAGGATGCGCACCTGGCGCAGTCCCGCCGCGGCCGGCTCGCTGCAGGCGACGACGCCGGCGATCACGTCGCCGTGCCCGGAGAGGAACTTGGTCGCGCTGTGAATGCTGTAGGTCGCGCCATGGGCGAGCGGCCGCTGCAGGACTGGCGTGGCGAAGGTCGAGTCGACGGCGACCGGCACCGTTCCAGCCTGGCGCACGACCGCCTCGATGTCGACCAGGGAGAGCGTCGGGTTGCCTGGAGTCTCGATGAGGACGAGAGCGGTGTCGGGGCGCAGGGCTCCTGTGACCTCGTGCCTACCGACGAAAGTCGCTTCGATGCCGAGGATGCCGGAGGCCACGAGGTGGTCGGTGCCGCCGTAGAGCGGGCGTACGGCGACGACATGCCGGCCCTGGGCGCAAGCGGCGAGCAGGACGGCGCTGATCGCCGCCATGCCGCTGCCGAAGGCCACCGCCTGTTCTGCCCCCTCGAGGAGGGCGAGACCCTCTTCGAAACGTGCCACGGTCGGATTGTGCAGGCGGCCGTAGATCGGCGTCGCCGCGGTGGCGGCCCCGGCGGCGAAGGCGTCGAGCGCTCCGGTCGCCTGGTCGAGATCCGGGAACGGATAGGTCGAGGAGAGGTCGATCGGCGGTGCATGCACTCCGAGCGCGGCGAAAGAGTCGCGCCCGGCGTGAGCGGCAAGGGTGTCGACAGATTCGCTCGAATGCCGCATAGAATTCGTCTCCATGAATGACTCACAGAGTAAACGGCGGCCCACAGCAAGTCCATCGAATCTTCTGCGGAAGACTGCGGATGCGGGCAAGCTCGACCGAATCGATCGCGAGATTCTGGCGGCGCTCGCGAACAATGCGCGGCTGTCGAACAAGGAACTGGCGGCGAAAGTGGGGCTC
The nucleotide sequence above comes from Thermoanaerobaculia bacterium. Encoded proteins:
- a CDS encoding GAF domain-containing sensor histidine kinase, which gives rise to MTAQPPATGRQAESEVARALPQLWGRRALWQIRLRWAVGPLMAVGVGIARAFGFELRATPILLIAAASLAYNALFAWVYAHWAQALAADPRFERRVVVCEVLADYAAMLLLVHLTGGAASPLALFLLFHVIVGAVQFSPGTAHLFAALAAAGLWAIHGLDVAGWLPSQGIGLRGQPLLQLDRPAQATVHLLVLTATLFLTATMVSRIMRQLRGRVDELGAASTELADLNTRLNSLYAMVRAIGAERHLAPKLEAVVRDLARVTDVPAAAVKLLSEDGKTLRYVAAHGLPRELVAKTVIRVDQSPLNRRILEGETLVHGRIGGDPAQQHKSELAPLGFRSAVLAPLKVESRVIGTLGIYAPTADRFSDRDCEFLRLAADLVALAIEDAQANEAIEHLMAERTQFMLKVAHNLRAPLAAGLSMLDLVAGGVLGPVNETQADHLRRVEERLQALDRAIGQLLTIARTRDVSREIPDVVVDLALLADQTERTFRDEAARRGLQFEVTVEPGLPPVASGVDLLEEMLQNLVSNALKYTLPGGEVRVRFERGEPGEVRIRVRDTGIGIPEREQGRLFQEFFRAANAKQHSPAGTGLGLALVKQTVERHHGRIRVDSAEGRGTSVTIDLPVRRSRVPARPAPVRPVTPEIAVG
- a CDS encoding aminotransferase class I/II-fold pyridoxal phosphate-dependent enzyme, with the protein product MRHSSESVDTLAAHAGRDSFAALGVHAPPIDLSSTYPFPDLDQATGALDAFAAGAATAATPIYGRLHNPTVARFEEGLALLEGAEQAVAFGSGMAAISAVLLAACAQGRHVVAVRPLYGGTDHLVASGILGIEATFVGRHEVTGALRPDTALVLIETPGNPTLSLVDIEAVVRQAGTVPVAVDSTFATPVLQRPLAHGATYSIHSATKFLSGHGDVIAGVVACSEPAAAGLRQVRILTGSLLHPWAAYLLHRSLPTLPLRVRRAQESAAFVARKLAAHPGVTRVLYPGLPGGDPLGLVGRQMSGPGAILAFEVAGGAAAARRILQNVKLATPAVSLGSTDTLIEHPAGLTHRLVDPAALAAEGITPGLLRLSVGIEDPADIWRDLETAILLAAESPAGSAELAGAR